From the genome of Mustela lutreola isolate mMusLut2 chromosome 16, mMusLut2.pri, whole genome shotgun sequence, one region includes:
- the LOC131818088 gene encoding vacuolar protein sorting-associated protein 29-like codes for MAGHGLVLVLGDLHIPHQCNSLPAKFKKLLVPGKIQHILCTGNLCTKESYDYLKTLAGDVHIVRGDFDENLNYPEQKVVTVGQFKIVLIHGHQVIPWGDMASLALLQRQFDVDILISGHTHKFEAFEHENKFYINPGSATGAYNALEANIIPSFVLMDIQASIVVTYVYQLIGDDVKVERIEYKKSSKPGLSCWFLIPLFKLSN; via the coding sequence ATGGCTGGGCACGGATTGGTGTTGGTATTAGGAGACCTGCACATCCCACACCAGTGCAACAGTTTGCCGGCTAAATTCAAAAAACTGCTGGTGCCAGGAAAGATTCAGCACATTCTCTGTACTGGAAACCTTTGCACCAAAGAGAGTTATGACTATCTCAAGACGCTGGCCGGTGATGTTCATATTGTGAGAGGAGACTTCGATGAGAATCTGAATTATCCAGAACAGAAAGTTGTGACTGTTGGGCAGTTCAAAATTGTTTTGATCCATGGGCATCAAGTTATTCCTTGGGGAGATATGGCCAGCTTAGCCCTCTTGCAGAGGCAGTTTGATGTGGACATTCTTATCTcgggacacacacacaaatttgaaGCATTTGAGCATGAGAATAAATTCTACATTAACCCAGGTTCTGCCACTGGAGCATATAATGCCTTGGAAGCAAACATTATTCCTTCATttgtgttgatggacatccaggctTCTATAGTTGTCACTTATGTGTATCAGCTAATTGGAGATGATGTGAAAGTAGAACGAATTGAATACAAAAAATCTTCAAAGCCAGGCCTGTCTTGTTGGTTTTTAATTCCCCTGTTCAAATTAAGTAATTAA